A section of the Flavobacteriales bacterium genome encodes:
- a CDS encoding sulfite exporter TauE/SafE family protein — protein sequence MIAVLVPAFVLGLLGSAHCVAMCGPLHLAVGQGGAPVRTTVLLNMGRVTTYMAIGALFGLFGRGLGLAGIQRFVAIALAVLMLAVLVVPALSALLHRPWVPAAWVAHLRSAVARRLRRSSASAVFLTGLFNGLLPCGMVYVAVAGALAQEGPMDGALFMAAFGAGTWPALVAVRFAGVSLGARFRARLTRWAPAGYALMAALLLVRGLALDIPYLSPADVEVPMRMEACP from the coding sequence GTGATCGCCGTGCTCGTTCCGGCCTTCGTTCTGGGTCTGCTGGGCAGCGCTCACTGTGTGGCCATGTGCGGCCCGTTGCATCTGGCCGTGGGCCAGGGCGGCGCACCGGTGCGGACCACCGTGCTCCTCAACATGGGTCGGGTGACCACCTACATGGCCATCGGGGCCCTGTTCGGGCTGTTCGGTCGCGGTCTGGGCCTGGCCGGCATCCAGCGCTTCGTTGCGATCGCGCTGGCCGTGCTCATGCTCGCCGTACTGGTGGTGCCGGCCCTTTCCGCCCTCCTGCATCGCCCCTGGGTGCCTGCGGCCTGGGTGGCCCATCTTCGTTCCGCGGTCGCACGCCGCCTTCGCAGGAGCAGTGCATCCGCGGTGTTCCTCACCGGCCTGTTCAATGGACTTCTGCCCTGCGGGATGGTGTACGTGGCCGTGGCTGGTGCGCTTGCGCAGGAAGGACCGATGGACGGTGCGCTGTTCATGGCCGCCTTCGGGGCGGGCACCTGGCCTGCCTTGGTGGCCGTGCGGTTCGCTGGCGTGTCGCTCGGTGCCCGGTTCCGGGCCCGCCTCACCCGCTGGGCGCCCGCAGGCTATGCCCTTATGGCGGCCCTGCTCCTGGTGCGCGGTCTGGCGTTGGACATCCCCTACCTCAGCCCTGCAGATGTGGAGGTGCCCATGCGCATGGAGGCCTGCCCCTGA
- a CDS encoding FixH family protein, with amino-acid sequence MRFSWGTGVTLTMMAFIALMAGFMVKAIQEQEQLVAEDYYAQELRYQERLDKLHRAGADRVAFQVEGDSLHIAFQGDAPARATLRLQRPSDERADRAYEVLCRADGRCAVPVNDLLRGMYKAELEWTGPTGTGLVEERIVVP; translated from the coding sequence ATGAGATTCAGCTGGGGAACAGGGGTCACGCTCACCATGATGGCGTTCATCGCGCTGATGGCGGGATTCATGGTCAAGGCCATCCAGGAGCAGGAGCAGCTCGTGGCGGAGGATTATTACGCCCAGGAGCTCCGCTACCAGGAGCGGCTCGATAAGCTCCATCGCGCGGGGGCGGACCGCGTGGCCTTCCAGGTGGAGGGCGATTCGCTCCACATCGCGTTCCAAGGTGACGCACCGGCGCGCGCCACCCTCCGTCTGCAGCGGCCGTCCGATGAACGAGCCGACCGGGCGTATGAGGTGCTGTGCCGCGCGGATGGCCGGTGCGCCGTGCCGGTGAACGACCTCTTGCGCGGGATGTACAAGGCGGAGCTTGAATGGACCGGTCCGACGGGCACGGGCCTGGTGGAGGAACGCATCGTGGTGCCGTGA